A single Triticum dicoccoides isolate Atlit2015 ecotype Zavitan chromosome 2A, WEW_v2.0, whole genome shotgun sequence DNA region contains:
- the LOC119356469 gene encoding uncharacterized protein LOC119356469, giving the protein MAARALGLAGRALLRPVASPGTQRLLSTDKNSLQGLTNGDPVSRLMQTRKQNDSIYRRFAENDFTGGGSRSGRLNMEITWTAAPRVKMDVLHITPKEKKTFVTVTDVKENRKAGASAGCLEDRKGRSRLARCAGEATGKHMGRSASTIGLKSIVVKVKGCSFFRKKKKVLLSFAAGSRGERVRSLSPK; this is encoded by the exons atggcggcgagggcaCTCGGGCTCGCTGGCCGAGCGCTCCTGCGACCGGTCGCCTCACCAGGCACCCAACGGCTGCTGTCGACTGACAAG AACTCACTGCAGGGCCTTACGAACGGCGATCCGGTGAGCCGCCTCATGCAAACACGGAAGCAGAATGACAGCATTTACCGTCGCTTTGCTGAAAATGATTTCACAGGCGGCGGTAGCAGGTCTGGCCGATTAAACATGGAAATAACGTGGACAGCGGCTCCGCGAGTAAAGATGGATGTTCTACACATCACACCCAAGGAGAAAAAGACCTTTGTGACCGTGACGGACGTCAAGGAGAACAGGAAGGCCGGGGCTTCTGCTGGCTGCTTGGAGGATCGTAAAGGGCGGTCTCGTCTTGCTCGGTGCGCCGGTGAAGCAACAGGGAAACACATGGGGCGATCCGCCAGCACGATTGGCCTCAAGTCGATCGTCGTGAAAGTGAAAGGATGTTCCTTtttcaggaagaagaagaaagtgcTCTTGAGCTTTGCAGCCGGTTCCCGAGGTGAAAGAGTGAGGAGCCTTTCTCCTAAATAA
- the LOC119356467 gene encoding expansin-B9-like has translation MGSLSGVLAFAVLAALAAGGFCASNVPPGPDITADYNQPYLPAKATWYGLPTGSGPEDNGGACGIKDVNLAPYNGMIACGNLPIFKDGKGCGSCFQIRCTNHSACSKKPVGVVITDMNYELLSPYRFDLSGRSFGAMAEPGKEQELRSAGMIDLQFRRVRCQYAPGTKIVFHVEKGSHANYLAVLVKFVAHEGTIVQMEIREKKSKQWKPMEHSWGAIWRVDRVEPLVGPFSFRLTTESGRRRIAHKVIPAGWTADTTYKSDVQF, from the exons ATGGGATCTCTCTCCGGCGTCCTAGCCTTTGCCGTCTTGGCGGCGCTCGCCGCCGGCGGCTTCTGCGCCTCAAACGTGCCACCCGGCCCCGACATCACGGCGGACTACAACCAGCCGTACCTTCCCGCCAAGGCCACCTGGTACGGCCTGCCCACCGGCTCCGGCCCCGAAGACAACG GCGGCGCGTGCGGGATCAAGGACGTGAACCTGGCTCCCTACAACGGCATGATCGCCTGCGGCAACCTCCCCATCTTCAAGGACGGCAAGGGCTGCGGCTCCTGCTTCCAGATCAGGTGCACCAACCATTCTGCCTGCTCCAAGAAGCCGGTGGGGGTGGTCATCACGGACATGAACTACGAGCTCCTCTCGCCCTACCGCTTCGACCTGTCCGGCAGGTCATTCGGCGCCATGGCCGAGCCGGGGAAGGAGCAGGAGCTCCGCAGCGCCGGCATGATCGACCTGCAGTTCAGGAGGGTGCGGTGCCAGTACGCGCCTGGCACCAAGATCGTCTTCCACGTGGAGAAGGGCTCCCACGCCAACTACCTCGCGGTGCTGGTCAAGTTCGTCGCCCATGAAGGCACCATCGTGCAGATGGAGATCAGGGAGAAGAAGTCCAAGCAGTGGAAGCCGATGGAGCACTCATGGGGGGCTATCTGGAGGGTGGACAGGGTCGAGCCGCTCGTGGGCCCCTTCTCCTTCCGCCTCACCACCGAGTCCGGCAGGAGGCGCATTGCGCACAAAGTTATCCCCGCCGGTTGGACGGCCGACACTACCTACAAGTCTGACGTCCAGTTCTAA